The genomic window CCGTCGCGCGACGTACCACCTCCCTTGTGTGAAAATGATCTCGCTTGAGCGCTGACCTCTGCCGCTGGGCCCAGTCCAGGTTGAACTGATTGAAAATGACATAGAAAATCCGATCCACGCTCTGGACGTTTACGGAAATTAGATCAGCAGGCTTGGGGTGGACGGTGCTTGGTTGAGCGCGGCGAGAGCCGCACGAACGCGGGGCCGCTCGTCAAGCGTTCCCAAACCGTCGAAGAGGGCCAGGGCGCGCTCGAGGAGGAGGCGCGCCGCGGCGGAATCGCCGCAGGCGCGGCGGAGCTCGGCCTGAGCGACGAGCGCTTTCGCCAGCTCGTTATGGGCACCGATCTCTTCGAGGATCTGCACGGCGGCGTCCAGATGACCGGCGGCGACAGCTGGGTCTTCCAGCGAGAGGCATTCGCCCAGGAGCCGGTAAGCTGCCCCGACCACGTGCCGGTAGCCAACCTCCCTGCTGGTCGCGAGGACCTCTTCAACTACATAGCGAGCTTGCGGCCGCTCCGCCTGGCGGAGGTATCCCTCGCTCAGCCATAGCCCACACACGCACCAGAGGTAGCGCAGGTGCGAACGGTCGAACCACGCCATCGCCTCTTTTAACTCGACCGTGCCGGCTGCCGTCTCCCCGGTCTTAACCAACCCATACCCATGGACCCCCTTGATCATTGCCACGTCGAGGGGGATGGGGGACAAGGCGAGGGCCTCCTCGCAACACCGGAGCCCGGCGCTCGAGTCGCCCCGCAGGATGTGCGTGAACCCCGTCCGCCACAACCCGACCACCTTGAGCCTGAGGTCGTTCAGCGTTCGCCCGTACTCCAGTGCCCGGCGGCAGTACTCCAGGCTTCGCGCCCACTCGCCGAGGGCGTTGGCAGCCGCACTCAGGATCCAGAGCGTACGGCACGCCCACCAGAGATTTCCACGCGCCTCGAAGGTGGCCAGCGCGCCCTCGCCAGCCTCCACTGCCCCTCTGAGATTGCCGGCGACCCCGTAAATCTGGGCCAGGCAGGACTCGGCCAACGCCCGGACTTCCTCGAAGCCACCCGCGTCAGCAATCGCCGAGGCCTCGCGGCAGTAGGCAATCGCCGTCTCGGGCTGGCTGCCGGTAAGGCTATGCAGGAAACCGGTCCAGTAGTACCAGGCCGCACGGCGCCGCGGGTCGGCGGACCTCTCCACGAGTTCCCGGATTCGCTGCAGAGCCTGGATGTGCTCGGCGTGCTCGCCCAGGGCAAACTTCACCTCCGCCTGCTTGATGACACCGTCTATCCGGCGGACCCGGTTTGCCTCGGTGTCGGACATTTTGTCGAGGCGCTTGAGCGCAGCGTCGAAGGAAGAGAGGGCTTCTGCGTTGGCCCAGCGGCGCTGGGCCTTCTCAGCAGCAAGGATGGCGTAGTCGACCGCCTTCTCATCCTCCCTGCTCTGCCCGAAATGGTGGGCCAGGAGCTCCACTACTTCATCGGTGCGCCCTGCATACAGCTCTTCGATAGCGAACCCCACGGCCCTGTGGTACTGGCGCCGCTCGCGCTCCAGCACACTGGCGTAGGCCACCTCCTGGGTGAGCGCGTGGCTGAAGACGTAGACCGGCTCCTCCACCCCGCTCTGTCGGTGAAGAAACTCCAGCCGGGTGAGCTCACGAAGATTCGGGTCGAGGTTCCCGGGGCCTTCCCACACGGCGGCCAGAAGACGTAATGGAAATTCTCGCCCGAGGACCGACGCAGCCTGCAGCAGGCGCTTGGGCTCTTCGGAGAGCTGGTCGATCCGGGCCAGGAGCACTTCCTCGACGGTGTCCGGTACCGGCAGGGTTCGCAAGTCACCTCCCGGCTCTCGGACGGTCCGAGCCAGCTCTTCAAGGAAGAAGGGATTGCCTCCAGCCTTAGCGACGATCATCTGTACAACGGAGTCGGTAATCTGATCCGGCCCGAGTAGTGAATACACAACGCCGAGGCTCTCTTCGGGCGCGAGGGGCTGAAGCGCGATCTGGGTCGCATAAGACTTCTCGATCCAGGGCGGTCGATACCCGGGACGGTAGGTCGAGACAAGCAGGATGCGCGCCCCAGCGATGACCTCCGCGAGCGAGGCGAAGTACTCTTCTGAGGTCTTATCAATCCAGTACAGATCCTCCACGACGATGATGAGCGGATTCTGCTGACTCCGTCGCACGCTCATTTCTCGTAGGACATTAAAGGTGCGCGCCTTGATGACCTCGGGCGTGAGTGCAGCCAACCGGTCGGTCCCGTCTTTGAGCCCCAGGAGGTAGAGGAGATAGGGCGCCTGCTCCGCCGGATGCATCCCCACCCTGTCGAGGGTCGCGAAGACTTTTTCTGTCATCGCCTCGGGGGGGTCCGTCTCAACCATCCCGCAGCTCATCCGAAGTATCTCGAGCACCGGGAAATAGGGAATGGCAGCCCCATACGAGAGGCAGTGTCCTTCGAGACAGGTGATCGGCTCGCCCGCGAGGCTCTGGCGGAACTCGAAGAGGAGCCGGGACTTGCCGATCCCCGCCTCGCCGACGATCCCGACCACCTGGCCTTGCCCCCTCACGGCAGACTCAAATCGGCTTCGGACCAACTCCAGCTCATGACGTCGCCCGACGAACCTCGCCATCCGTCCCATCAGGCCGAAGCGCGTTCGTTCCCGTCCCTCCAGCCGGTACGCTCGGCCTGGCTCGCGTTCCAGGATGCCTACCGGCCGGAGGTCAAAGCGCCGCTCCAGGAACGAGGAAGCGGCCTCGCTGACCAGGATCGTGTTCGGCTCTGCCCGCTGCATCAACTCCTCAAGAACCGCCCCAGCCTGACGCTTGGCTTCTAGGTCGATCTGGACCGCCCCACCCACCTGACTCACCAGGAACTGGCCCGTGTGGATCCCGATCTTGACCCCAGGCCGGCCCGGGTTGTCGCGCCGCGCACGCTCCGCGACCCTTTCGATCGCGGTTGCGGCGAGCGCCGCCCGCCGTGGCGCGTCCTCCACCGGCTCGAGCCCAAATACCGCCACCATCCCTGTCGGACTGAGATCCTCAACACGGCCACCGAAGCCCTGGGCCTTCTCCACGAGGACCTCGAGCGGCCGACTCGTATCCAACGCGGATATCTCCTCCCCCTGAGGCACGAGGACGGCGTGCAGTAGCGTGAGGCGCCGCCGCTCCCAGCGGATGCCGGCGGGGGCGGGGACTACGGACGCGGCAGCGGGTTTGACCTCGGGTGCCGGTGGCGCCGGTGTCTCGACCAGTCGAGGAGGCGATGGGGACATTCCCGGCCCGAGGCCGTACTTCTCGATCCGGTAGCGGAGGGTATTGCGCGAGATCCCCAGGAGCGCAGCGGCGCGGGTGATGTTCCAGCTGGTCTGCTGTAGGGCCTCGAGGAGGTGCTGCCGCTCCACGCTCCCCACCACGTCCTCGAGGGGGATCGCCTCCTCCACCCGGGTCCCCGGGCGCGGTCGCTCCGGGACCGCTTCCGGGAGTCCGAGCATCTCCGCGCCCACCACTGCCGCTTCCGAGAGCAACACCACCCGCTCCATCACGTTGGCGAGCTCCCGAACGTTCCCCGGCCACCGGTAGCCCAGGAGGGCCGCGCAGACCTCGGGGGCCAGAGTCTTCGGCGGCAGGCCGTAGTCCGCGCACGCCCGCGCCAGGAAATGCTCCGCGAGGGGCAGGATGTCCCGCCCGCGCTCCCGCAGCGGCGGTAGCCAGAGGGTTAGTACCGCGAGCCGGTGGTAGAGGTCCTCGCGGAAGCACCGCGCCCGGGTGGCCGTCGCTAGATCCTCGCTGGTCGCGGTGAGAATCCAGACATCCACCGGCTCGCTCCGCGTGCTCCCGAGCCGGCGCACGGCACGCTCCTCGATCACCTTGAGAAGCTTGGCCTGGAGCGCCTCGGGCAAGAGCCCCACCTCGTCCAAGAAGATCGTCCCGCGGTGAGCCACCTGAAAGAGCCCGGGCTTAGCCTGCCGGGCGTCAGTGAACGCCCCGCGCTCGAAGCCGAACAGCTCCGCCTCCAGCAGGGTCTCAGGGATAGCCGCGCAGTTGACGTCCACGAATGGCCCGGCGGCCCGGGGGCCGGCGCGGTGGATGGCCCGGGCGAGGAGGCCCTTGCCTGTCCCGGTCTCCCCTTGGATCAGGATGGGAGGAAAGCGGCGCAGCTCGGTGTCGCGCCGCAGTAACCGCCGGATCTTGTCCCGGGCGGCGACGATGCCCGGGCTCTCTCCGAGCAACTCGGCCAGGGCAGTCACAATGGCCACTATCTTACTTCCCCTTCTCCCGCGGCTCAAGGTTCCGCCACCGCCACAAAGGAGCAGCTGGTGGCCTCCCTACCTCCGTCCAGCCCTCCGGACCCTCGACAGACTGCTGGCGTTCGCATGATCTCGTTCGCGGCGTCTTTCTGCTGTGCGAGTCCTCTCGTTCCTCTTTGGTAAGGAACTTCACATTGAGCAGGCGATAGAGGGCCATCTCGTAGCTCACACCGAAGTGGTGAGCCGGGTGTGCCACGTCATAAACCTGGATGTCCTGTGAATGGGCTTCGGTCCTCTTCTGCCCCGTTACGGCCTCGGCCTCGTCATACACCTGAATTTTTTCGCTGGAGTCCCGGCGCCCTCATACCTCTTCACAAATCCATACTTTACTCCTGGCCGGTTGTCTCATGTAGCGCCAAATGAGAGGCCGGTATACCGGGCCTTGGGCAGCATCTTGGGCAGCATTCTCATTTCTTTCCCCGAGGCCTTCCGCCCACGGTCAGCCCGGGGGTCTGCGAGGCTACCGGGTCGAGAGGGGGCCGTTGCGCTTTTGTTGTCGTTTCGTTGCCGTTTCCACCGGCTGGCCATCCGGCAGGTGCGGCGCCCAGGCAATTACCTCGATTCCTCGGACCGACCCACCGACACGTACCGGGCCCCCCGCCCGCTTCCCACCGGCCGCAACAGCCCCATGCGGACCAGCGCCAGCAGCTGGCGGCGCGCGAACTCGTGGGAAATCCTGAACCGCCCCATGAGGTCGAGCCGACGCACTTCCCCGCGGCGTTCCGCGATTCCCAGGGCCTCCTCCTGATATTGAGTCAGTCCTGGCCCTCCGCTTAAGGGGGGCCTTGCGTGGGAAGCATCGGCAGCCCTCCGCGCAACGGGTCTCAGGTCCAGATCCCGCGGGGCGAGCCATCCCCTACCCTTGAAGATCATGGCCTGCTCAAGCACGGCCTCGAGTTCCCGGACGTTCCCAGGCCAGGTGTAGGACTCCAGTTTCCGCATCGCCGCATCGGTCAGCCCGTCCACCGCCAGACCGTACCGCTCGTCGAACCTCAGCCGGTAGTGCTCGACCAGGAGCGGGACGTCCTCACGGCGGGCCCGGAGCGGCGGCACCTCCAGGACGACCCGCCGGAGCCGGTAGTAGAAGTCCTCCCGGAAGCTGCCCTCGCGCGCGGCGACGTCCAGGTCCCGGTGAGTCGCGGCGATCAGGCGCACATCCACGCGCCTCGTGCTGGTGGATCCCACAGGACGGATCTCACCGTTGGCGAGGAAGCGGAGCAGCGCGACCTGGGCTTCTGGGGAAAGCTCGCCCACCTCGTCGAGGAAGACCGTCCCACCGTCGGCGGCGCCGAGGATGCCGGCCCGGCGCTCGACGGCACCGGTGAAGGCGCCGCGCTCGTGGCCAAAAAGCTCGCTCAGGAGCAGCTCCCGCGTGAGAGCGCCACAGTTCACGACCTCGAAGCGCAACCCGCTGCGAGGGCTCAGCCGATGGATGGCCGTGGCCACCAGCTCCTTGCCCGTGCCCGACTCCCCCTGTATCAAAACAGGGACATCCACAGGCGCGATCCGTTTGACTTGCCGGAAGAGCGCCCGCATCGCCGACGTGCGGCCGATCATCCCGCAGAACGACGGCAGCTCCGCCCTGGGCATCCAGGCCCGGCCCCCGCGCCGGCGCCGCCGCTCCCCCGGACAGGACGGCGCCCAGCCGCATGCGAGTCACCGCACTGGGGCTGGGCTCTGGATGCGAAGCCACCGGAGCGTGGCCGCGGGCCTCTGTGCCCCGAACGACTTCCATCTCATAGCCCGGCTGGTCGTGACCGTTCAATGTCCAATCTTTGAGACACGCTCACTTCCGGGGGCGCCGCCCGAACCGCGGCCGCCTGGGCGGCAGGCCGCGCAGGTAACGCAGGATAGCCTCCTTCCCGCGAAGCTCCGTGAAGGGAATCACCACCGGCTTGTCGCAGCCGCGGCACTTGATGACGATCGCGTTCGAGGTCACCTCGGCCAGCTTCTTCGTGCAGGGGCACCGCAGCTCCTGCGGCTTCTCCGCCCCGGACATCCGTCGCCTCCCCTGGGCTCCACACAAAAGCCCAGCGCCGCGGCAACGCCGCGCGTGCTGGGCTCCGGGTGAACGAGCCGCGGGGGACCCGGGCTCCGGATCGGTGTCCGACCACTGGCCTCTCGGTTGATGGGTTACTGCGGGACTGACGCTCGTCGGTCGCTCAGTTCGTCATCTGCGCCTCCTCTTCGGCTTGCGTCCTGCCCGGCGACCGGGTCGAGCCGAGGGAGATCCTGGCCCGGGATAGGGCTCCGACCGCTGGCCTCTAAGATCTCAAATCAACGACGTGGTAGTCACCGTAGTACGATAACTCCGGCTATAGTAACCAATGGTCGGGCGAGACTCCACACCCAGTTGGATCCGCCCCTAGCGCGGATCAAGACGATGGTACGGCTCAAACGTTTCCGCAGCCTGCTGGAAAAACACCGGCCGAAGTTCGGGGAGTGCCTTTCGCGCCTCCGCCGAGCCGAGCCCCTTTAAAGAATCAATCTCTCTCGGATCATCCAAGCGGAACCGCCCTTTGGGAACAACAGGGTTTATCCGTATTACGTTCGCTTTTCCCACGACAACTTGAGCAGTTCCGAGGGCTGATGAAGATTGCGCAGCCATCAGAACGTCGACCAACTTTGTCGCCCAGTAACCCAGACCCGATGGTAAAAACCGAGCCAAGCCAACGTCGAGGGGCGACGATGAACAACCTAAGCTCAACACCCGCAAATCCTCTCTCGGCCAGCCCAACACCCCAATCGCCTCCGCAACAGCGACTCCTACCGGGTTGTTTGCCCACATGCCACCGTCAACAAGCGGCGTTCCGGCAGCTGTCCGGTGAGTCGGGAAATACGTAGGCGCCGCGGTCGTGGCTAGCGCGACTTCTACCGCTCGCTCCCGATAGTCGTGCTCGAACCGAGGGGCATGCGAGGTCTTGAACAGGTGTACCTCACCTGTTTCCAGGTTCATCGACGGAATTACAAGGCGCGTGCGGCTTTCTCCCAATCTCCTTTCTCCGAAGTGGGTGGACAGCGCTTTTCGCAGCGCATCTTGGTTGTACTTGCTGTAACCAAGCCTCCTGAGCCCACGAATGAACCGGTTCCCACAAAACACCAGAGGCCCGTGTTCCTCGTAGAACCGTAGGATGTCCGATGCTGTTAGACCAAGACCCAATCCCAGCGCGATGATTCCGCCGGTCGACGTACCTACAATGAGATCGAAGAAGTCGACGATGGGTTTCCCGAGTGACGTCTCTACCACCGCAAGAAAAGCGGCCGGGCAAACGCCCTTGATGCCCCCGCCGTCGATCGATAGGATGCGCCTCACTCGCCGACCTGCTCAGGAAAAAAGTTCGGGCCGAGCAGGACACGCCAAAAGGTGATCGCCGCGCTCCTGTCCCTGGCTTCAGCCGCCAGTTTCGCCCATGCCGCCCACTTACACACCGCACCGTGAAAAGACAGCCACTCCCGGAGGGCCCATTCGGAAGCGGTAAAGATGTTACGCTCACCGCACGGAGTACGCACTCCAGCGAGGTACCAAACTACAGCCGGCCGATCACGGATGTACCAAAGGACCGCTGGAATATACTCCGCCGGCCCTCCGCTAAACACGTAGTGCGGTACAGAGAATAAGAGGCATTCCAGGTGAAATGACGCTGCTTGCAGACCCGAGTATGAACGCAAGTGTTTCAGAACCTTGATCATCGGTATGAAATTGTTTGAGGCCGGGGCGTTCTTTGCGCTCAAATGCGCCTGATGCAGGCGAGCATAGCCGTCCTCCCATTGCCTGCTCTCCGGGCGGCACAAGCGGAACGGTTCGCTCATCGGGTCGTTGTTCCCGGCTCGGTACACGACCGGAAGAATCTCAATTCTGATTCCAAGCTCAACCTTAATGCACATGCTCCTCGCGCCGTATCTTACCTTGTCCCGGTACCTCCTGTCCGCCAGCAGGGGCGCGGCAACCACTCTGAATATATCGTCCCGGCTCCAGCCCGGACCCGATCCGGGATGGCCCGGCTGCCAGAGGCAACACAGGGCGACAACGTCCACATCATTTATCGTGTAAATCGCCGTGTCCTGCCGGTACGAACCCTGCAGGAAGCACTGCGGAGCTAGGGGAGCGGCAAGTCCGGTCCGATCCTCGATCAGGCCAACAATTGTTTGATGCTCGCGGGAAGCCTGCTGGACGAACGTTGGACTCGGGTTAAGTCTTCGAAAGAAGGCTCGAAAGTTTTCGCTTAGGGCATGGTACGCCATAGGGGCGGCATGCCGTTACTCGTCCTCGCCCTTCGCCGCTGCCTCGCCGCCGCGCTGAACCCCGCTAGGGGGATGCTCGCCCCCGCCTTGCCATTCCCCGGTCAGCAGCCACGCCTCGTAGTACACAAGCCACTGGAGGAGCCACGGAATGATTGTTGTGGCAATCGTCATGTCCCGACGCCACTCGTCGTAGCGTGGGTGGAAGAGGCACGGACGGTCGTTGGAGTACGTGTGCGGGATCGGCTCGTCCGAGCGGCGGCGGCGCAGAGGCGGGTCCTCAACCCAGACCTTTGGCTTCTGTGTAGCACGGTATTCGATTCGTACCTGGTACTGGCTCGTGATCGGCAAGGGCTGAATCACTCCCCTGCATAAGAGCAGTCCGCTAGAAACGTTGCAGTCGAATCCAGGCCAGAAAATACGGACGCAGGCCAGCTGCTCATGGACGCCCAGTACGCGAGCCCGCCAGCGTTTAACTCCCATAGAACGTATTCTTCGGGATCGGCTTCGCCGAGCGCTCGCTGGTCGTGAGCCCGGCCGCGGTGAACCCGAGCGTTCCCGACTCACGTGCCCTCGTCATCTTCTCCACGTATTCCCTCATCACCCGCGAGCCGACCTGCTCCCCAAACATCGCGTTGAGCCGCCCACCGATATTGTCCAGGCCTCGCGCCGCCGCCAGTGCCTCCATTTCTTCCTGGAACGCGTAGACAAACTCGGTGAATCTCCGATATGTCTTATCGGTCCATGCTTCGCAAAAGCGCTCAGCGGGGTTTGTCGGGTTCACCAGGACGATCCGATCCGGGGATGCAGCCTCGACCGCCCCGACAATGCCCTTCAGAATTGCCAGGAGCGCGCGGGTAACAGAAAACTCGCCAGCGTAGAAGTGGCCCGCGAGAGTCGTCAGCACGATGGAGCGCGGCGCTTCATCCTCGCGCATAAACTTGACGTCCCGATGCCGCTTCATTAGCTGAACCGCACGCTTCAGCACAGCTTTTAAAACAGCGGGCGTGTTGGGTGGGAGAGGTTCTTGCATCGCTTCCTTGAGGATGACGGCCTGGGCACACCGCTCCTCGAACCAGTCCCTGTAGCCGAGCGGATTACTGGGCACCCAGGTTTCGAGCTTCCGGTCCGGAACCTCGATGCATGTCCCGCCGCGCACGCGGTCGGCTCGGGCAGGTAAGATGTCCAAGTGGAATTGCTTCGCGTAGTTCAGGCGAATGCAGCGCTTCAACCGTTCGATCTTGTCGGCATAGACCTTATGTTCTTTCAGGCGGCGATAGACCTGCTCATAGAGCGTCATCGGGCTCTCGCTGATCGGCTCGACCTGAAGGACCAGATCCAGGTCGAACTCCTCGTGCTCCCGTGGCTTGACGGTCGTCTGGAGAGCCATCGAGCCCTGCGGGTAGATGACTGGGTTCAGGCCGTCAAGAGGGCTGCCCGCGTCCGCCAACCACGTACCCACAGCAACGTATTTCTCCTCAGCGTCACGGTATTGCGCCGGACTGAGCTGAAGGGCAATGCACAACTCTTCCAACAACTGATCAAGCTGAGTTTTGGCGGACCCCGCGACGAACGTGCTCATAGTTCGGCCTCCCCCTGTGAACACCCTAGAGCCGCTTCAGCCCATGGGTGAGTAGGTGCTCTGCCACAGTCCGACATCCCGCGGTGCACTGCGGGTTCAGGAGCATGACTGCGCCGACCAGCAGGAACCACCACCCTAGACTCCCACCCGACTTCGCCATAATTTTCTCCTCCCGGGCTACTGGTGTGCCTGTACCCTTGCGCTCGCTGTCTCGTTACCGGCCTAGCTGATGTTGAACACGCGCCAAAGCCGGTACTCCCAACCCGTACGGGTCCCCTTCTCCAGGTTGCAGGACCAGCACGCCGTCACGAGGTTCGAGGGATTATCGGTACCACCCCGGCTGGTCGGAACTACGTGGTCCACGTGCAGGGTCAGGACATTTCCCCGATGCCCGCAGTACTGGCAGGTATACTTGTCGCGCCGGAAGATCGCGCGCTTCAGGTCCTCCCACCCCAATCCACGCGGCTGATCGTTAGCAAGAGCCCGCGAGGCAGCGACGGCAAGGAAGGCAAGGGCTCCAAGGCCGAGCACCGCCCCCCAGTTGACCGCCGGGGCCTGGAAGTACGGCCGGAGCTGGGGGTAGTCGTAGGCTCGCTGCCAGACGCCCCGCACCGGATCGTACAGCTGATCATCCGGGCGGAGAGAGCCTGCTCGGGCACGTTGTTGCCACTCGTGAAACGGGCGATAGACGAGCGGCAGAGGTTGCGCATTGAACCACGGGTTGGACCACAAGTTAGATCACTCCTCCCTTAGAAGGTCCTCAAACGGTCGCGGGTCCATCTCGAACCGGTGCTCGCGGAGCTGCTCCCGGAGCTCCTCAGCCTCGGGGATTGTGATCAGGCCGCACCTAATGGCCGCGACAAGCGCTCCTGGGGTATCCAGCAGGTACTGCTCGCCGAGGCGCTCAAAGAGTTCCCGCCGGAAGCGCCCCTTTTCATCCGCCGCGATTACCCACCGGCGCGAGACAGCCACCGCAAGACAGGCTGACTCCCCGTCCCCGAGAAACTTCCTGAACTCATCGTAGAGCAGGATTTCCTGCCGCTCCGTGATTTCCAGCTCGCTCACGATCCCGGCTGCGACGGCAGCCTGAAGCCGGGCCTGCTGGTCTGGATACTGGATCTCGGCTCTCACGTGATCAAGCACGTAGAACTTGAACTGGCGCAGACCAGCCAGGATGTCCATGTGGTCGACGGCCAGGAAATTGATGAGGAAGCTTGACTCCGTGACAACCAGTAACCGACCATCCGGATCCCTCTGCACTTCTCATGCCTTGGGGACGTATGCTGCCCGCCCTTTC from Candidatus Rokuibacteriota bacterium includes these protein-coding regions:
- a CDS encoding sigma 54-interacting transcriptional regulator; this encodes MAIVTALAELLGESPGIVAARDKIRRLLRRDTELRRFPPILIQGETGTGKGLLARAIHRAGPRAAGPFVDVNCAAIPETLLEAELFGFERGAFTDARQAKPGLFQVAHRGTIFLDEVGLLPEALQAKLLKVIEERAVRRLGSTRSEPVDVWILTATSEDLATATRARCFREDLYHRLAVLTLWLPPLRERGRDILPLAEHFLARACADYGLPPKTLAPEVCAALLGYRWPGNVRELANVMERVVLLSEAAVVGAEMLGLPEAVPERPRPGTRVEEAIPLEDVVGSVERQHLLEALQQTSWNITRAAALLGISRNTLRYRIEKYGLGPGMSPSPPRLVETPAPPAPEVKPAAASVVPAPAGIRWERRRLTLLHAVLVPQGEEISALDTSRPLEVLVEKAQGFGGRVEDLSPTGMVAVFGLEPVEDAPRRAALAATAIERVAERARRDNPGRPGVKIGIHTGQFLVSQVGGAVQIDLEAKRQAGAVLEELMQRAEPNTILVSEAASSFLERRFDLRPVGILEREPGRAYRLEGRERTRFGLMGRMARFVGRRHELELVRSRFESAVRGQGQVVGIVGEAGIGKSRLLFEFRQSLAGEPITCLEGHCLSYGAAIPYFPVLEILRMSCGMVETDPPEAMTEKVFATLDRVGMHPAEQAPYLLYLLGLKDGTDRLAALTPEVIKARTFNVLREMSVRRSQQNPLIIVVEDLYWIDKTSEEYFASLAEVIAGARILLVSTYRPGYRPPWIEKSYATQIALQPLAPEESLGVVYSLLGPDQITDSVVQMIVAKAGGNPFFLEELARTVREPGGDLRTLPVPDTVEEVLLARIDQLSEEPKRLLQAASVLGREFPLRLLAAVWEGPGNLDPNLRELTRLEFLHRQSGVEEPVYVFSHALTQEVAYASVLERERRQYHRAVGFAIEELYAGRTDEVVELLAHHFGQSREDEKAVDYAILAAEKAQRRWANAEALSSFDAALKRLDKMSDTEANRVRRIDGVIKQAEVKFALGEHAEHIQALQRIRELVERSADPRRRAAWYYWTGFLHSLTGSQPETAIAYCREASAIADAGGFEEVRALAESCLAQIYGVAGNLRGAVEAGEGALATFEARGNLWWACRTLWILSAAANALGEWARSLEYCRRALEYGRTLNDLRLKVVGLWRTGFTHILRGDSSAGLRCCEEALALSPIPLDVAMIKGVHGYGLVKTGETAAGTVELKEAMAWFDRSHLRYLWCVCGLWLSEGYLRQAERPQARYVVEEVLATSREVGYRHVVGAAYRLLGECLSLEDPAVAAGHLDAAVQILEEIGAHNELAKALVAQAELRRACGDSAAARLLLERALALFDGLGTLDERPRVRAALAALNQAPSTPSLLI
- a CDS encoding sigma 54-interacting transcriptional regulator, translating into MPRAELPSFCGMIGRTSAMRALFRQVKRIAPVDVPVLIQGESGTGKELVATAIHRLSPRSGLRFEVVNCGALTRELLLSELFGHERGAFTGAVERRAGILGAADGGTVFLDEVGELSPEAQVALLRFLANGEIRPVGSTSTRRVDVRLIAATHRDLDVAAREGSFREDFYYRLRRVVLEVPPLRARREDVPLLVEHYRLRFDERYGLAVDGLTDAAMRKLESYTWPGNVRELEAVLEQAMIFKGRGWLAPRDLDLRPVARRAADASHARPPLSGGPGLTQYQEEALGIAERRGEVRRLDLMGRFRISHEFARRQLLALVRMGLLRPVGSGRGARYVSVGRSEESR
- a CDS encoding patatin-like phospholipase family protein, with the translated sequence MRRILSIDGGGIKGVCPAAFLAVVETSLGKPIVDFFDLIVGTSTGGIIALGLGLGLTASDILRFYEEHGPLVFCGNRFIRGLRRLGYSKYNQDALRKALSTHFGERRLGESRTRLVIPSMNLETGEVHLFKTSHAPRFEHDYRERAVEVALATTAAPTYFPTHRTAAGTPLVDGGMWANNPVGVAVAEAIGVLGWPREDLRVLSLGCSSSPLDVGLARFLPSGLGYWATKLVDVLMAAQSSSALGTAQVVVGKANVIRINPVVPKGRFRLDDPREIDSLKGLGSAEARKALPELRPVFFQQAAETFEPYHRLDPR
- a CDS encoding nucleotidyltransferase, with product MSTFVAGSAKTQLDQLLEELCIALQLSPAQYRDAEEKYVAVGTWLADAGSPLDGLNPVIYPQGSMALQTTVKPREHEEFDLDLVLQVEPISESPMTLYEQVYRRLKEHKVYADKIERLKRCIRLNYAKQFHLDILPARADRVRGGTCIEVPDRKLETWVPSNPLGYRDWFEERCAQAVILKEAMQEPLPPNTPAVLKAVLKRAVQLMKRHRDVKFMREDEAPRSIVLTTLAGHFYAGEFSVTRALLAILKGIVGAVEAASPDRIVLVNPTNPAERFCEAWTDKTYRRFTEFVYAFQEEMEALAAARGLDNIGGRLNAMFGEQVGSRVMREYVEKMTRARESGTLGFTAAGLTTSERSAKPIPKNTFYGS
- a CDS encoding HNH endonuclease codes for the protein MYDPVRGVWQRAYDYPQLRPYFQAPAVNWGAVLGLGALAFLAVAASRALANDQPRGLGWEDLKRAIFRRDKYTCQYCGHRGNVLTLHVDHVVPTSRGGTDNPSNLVTACWSCNLEKGTRTGWEYRLWRVFNIS